A stretch of Labrus mixtus chromosome 7, fLabMix1.1, whole genome shotgun sequence DNA encodes these proteins:
- the ldlrad2 gene encoding low-density lipoprotein receptor class A domain-containing protein 2: MMEVEVLLLLLCFMILHSSAIDTVNVVDFCGQTIRGDGMIVNSHQESKKYYFVTMGTDCHLTMQASSPKDKVQFHFRFFLVYSLLRVAPMSPAPVFPESPRGSAPLNPRLEPTSGESSGDPCHAGSYVQFYDGRDRNSPPLGPPLCGKSPPRPVLSTGNYLTLRLVTRGTQPRVDFVGDFTSFRLGFNQSECSSEPYFTCRNGKCIPLGLVCDEKGIDNCGDGSDLEENLTTGCKAGQLLPPEPPPAVATPHPPVVTPPTVPIASHMNCGMPDSAPSHESVTDSPASLALLVLYILVGVVAGCVVLCWCCWSPGWFLWRISICRFLPCCNVPCSSCQLCAQSCTHGKEHRLAKVTPHTPVNGTPAGTAANANSAEENVTVAPV; this comes from the exons atgatggaggtggaggtgctGCTTCTCCTGCTCTGCTTCATGATTCTCCACAGCTCGGCCATTGATACTg TGAACGTGGTGGACTTCTGTGGTCAGACGATCCGAGGTGACGGCATGATCGTCAACTCGCACCAGGAGTCTAAGAAGTACTACTTTGTTACCATGGGGACCGACTGTCACCTCACCATGCAGGCCAGCTCGCCCAAAGACAAGGTCCAGTTCCACTTCCGCTTCTTCCTGGTCTACAGCTTGCTGCGAGTCGCCCCTATGAGCCCCGCCCCCGTCTTCCCAGAGTCCCCCCGTGGCTCCGCCCCTTTAAACCCCAGACTTGAGCCCACCTCGGGGGAGAGCTCGGGGGATCCGTGTCACGCCGGCTCGTACGTTCAGTTCTACGACGGACGGGACAGGAACTCGCCCCCCCTCGGGCCTCCTCTGTGCGGGAAGAGCCCCCCCCGACCCGTCCTGTCCACAGGAAACTACCTGACCCTGAGACTGGTTACTCGGGGGACTCAGCCCAGAGTGGACTTTGTGGGGGACTTCACCTCCTTCAGACTGG gtttcaaccaatcagagtgcaGCAGTGAGCCTTATTTCACCTGCAGGAACGGGAAGTGTATCCCTCTCGGCCTGGTGTGTGATGAAAAAGGCATCGACAACTGCGGGGATGGAAGTGACCTGGAGGAGAACCTGACGACGGGCTGTAAAG CAGGTCAGCTTCTACCTCCTGAACCTCCACCAGCGGTAGCGACCCCTCACCCACCTGTCGTGACTCCGCCCACGGTGCCGATTGCGTCACATATGAACTGCGGCATGCCAGACAGCGCTCCGAGTCACGAGTCGGTAACAG ACTCTCCTGCCTCGCTGGCCCTGCTGGTCCTCTACATCCTCGTCGGCGTGGTGGCAGGCTGCGTGGTGCTCTGTTGGTGCTGCTGGTCGCCCGGCTGGTTCCTGTGGCGTATCAGCATCTGTCGCTTCTTACCCTGCTGCAACGTGCCCTGCTCCTCCTGCCAGCTCTGCGCTCAAAGCTGCACGCACGGCAAGGAGCACCGACTGGCAAAAGTCACACCACACACGCCGGTCAACGGGACCCCGGCAGGCACGGCGGCAAACGCCAACAGTGCTGAAGAAAATGTTACCGTGGCGCCAGTTTAG